A single Populus alba chromosome 7, ASM523922v2, whole genome shotgun sequence DNA region contains:
- the LOC118029122 gene encoding 2-alkenal reductase (NADP(+)-dependent) yields MASSGEEVSNKQVILKGYVTGFPKESDMYVRTSPIKLKLPEDESSNNAVLVKNLYLSCDPYMRGRMANRPVDDPDFSPFTLDSPIVGHGVSEIVDSRHPGFKKGDLVWGRKMGWEEYSLIKEPEKLFRIHNTDVPLSYYTGILGMPGMTAYFGFYQVCSPKKGERVYISAASGAVGQLVGQFAKLMGCYVVGSAGSKEKVELLKSKFGFDDAFNYKEEHDLVAALKRYFPEGIDIYFENVGGKMLDAVLLNMRFHGRIAACGMISQYNLQQPEGVQNLTTVVFKRIRLEGFIVFDYFDQYPKFLDFVLPYIREGKIVYVEDITEGLEHGPSALVGLFSGRNVGKQVVKVTNE; encoded by the exons ATGGCAAGTAGTGGCGAAGAAGTGAGCAACAAGCAGGTCATATTGAAGGGCTATGTCACTGGATTTCCAAAAGAATCAGACATGTACGTGAGAACAAGTCCCATAAAACTCAAACTACCAGAAGATGAAAGTAGCAATAATGCTGTGTTGGTTAAGAATCTCTACTTGTCTTGTGACCCTTACATGCGTGGTCGCATGGCAAATCGTCCAGTTGATGACCCCGACTTCTCTCCCTTCACTCTTGATTCT CCAATAGTTGGACATGGGGTGTCTGAAATTGTTGATTCTAGGCACCCTGGCTTCAAGAAAGGTGACTTGGTTTGGGGGAGGAAAATGGGGTGGGAAGAGTACAGTTTAATAAAAGAACCTGAGAAACTCTTCAGGATTCACAATACTGATGTACCCCTTTCCTACTATACTGGAATTCTTG GCATGCCTGGTATGACTGCTTATTTTGGTTTCTATCAAGTTTGTTCTCCAAAGAAAGGGGAGCGCGTCTACATTTCAGCAGCATCTGGTGCTGTTGGTCAGCTTGTTGGCCAGTTTGCAAAGTTGATGGGTTGCTATGTTGTTGGAAGTGCTGGAAGTAAAGAAAAG GTTGAACTACTGAAAAGCAAGTTTGGTTTTGATGATGCTTTCAATTATAAAGAGGAGCATGACTTGGTTGCGGCTTTGAAAAG GTACTTCCCTGAAGGCATCGACATTTACTTTGAGAATGTTGGGGGTAAAATGCTTGACGCAGTCCTTCTTAACATGAGATTCCATGGTCGCATTGCTGCTTGTGGAATGATCTCTCAATACAATCTTCAGCAACCTGAAGGCGTTCAAAACCTAACGACTGTTGTTTTTAAGCGAATCCGTTTGGAAGGGTTTATAGTATTCGATTACTTTGACCAGTATCCCAAGTTCCTGGATTTTGTGCTGCCTTATATCAGGGAAGGGAAGATTGTTTATGTGGAAGACATAACTGAAGGTCTCGAGCATGGTCCTTCTGCTTTGGTTGGCCTTTTCAGTGGCCGAAACGTTGGAAAGCAAGTAGTGAAGGTTACAAATGAGTGA